Below is a window of Nicotiana tabacum cultivar K326 chromosome 19, ASM71507v2, whole genome shotgun sequence DNA.
AACAAAACGACCCCTAATTGAGTAGGTATAATGATATTACTACATTGTATCAGATTTTGCCAAAGGAATATGTGAGAAATTTTTATTaggatgaaaattatatattaatatcTTCGTTTTTATTTCACTTTCAATAACAATTGGGACTGATCCCGCAACGACTCtattttatagccaaaaaaaaGTAATATTCCAAAATCAAAATCCCATAAACCTAACCATGATAACAAGTTTTGCATAGATTGTTATGTACCTTATGGCTATATAAGGTCAaacttctctataacaacatccctatataaAAACATTCACTGTAAAAGTCAATTTTTTTCGGAACCGACCTTTTAATGTTATAATATGTCCTTTATAATAGCATTTCACTATAGCATCCAAAAAATAACGGAACAAACGCAACTGTTAGGAATAATTATGGTTCAGACCAACTTGTGTGCACTTAATCCAACAAGTACTTTACCTTCTACCAACATAAACTATCCACAAAAACTTAGACTAAGAGGAAGAAGTGATCTAACAACTCTTTCCTCTGTTCATTTTTGAACTTGGTTTCCATGATCCATCCCAACTTCATCCATCGCTAGACCACACCCTTGGGTGCAAATGCTCTAGTTTCCAATGTACTTGAGGAAATCAATATTTTGAACACTAACTATAATTGCATCTACGAATCGAGAGAGAAATCAGAAAAGCAACCCTCAACATAGCTCCATTGCTACTTTTCCCAATAAATGTTtgcaaataatatcaaagttgATTAATTCATATATCAATTTTAGAAACACTTGTTAGAGCAATGCCAGAAGTAATAGTTCTTCAAGTTGCTCAATCCATGCTTCTCTTTTCAAATATGATTTGGTCTTCCCAAACCACGGGCCAAATATATgatcaaaatttcaaatttgagAAAGCCATTGGCTCATCTATGAGGATTTTGTGTTGGAGTCCTCTTGACAAAAGTCACAGAAGTCATTAGGAAGTCTTTTGTGTAAACAATAATCTATTCTTTTTTCTAGCATTTCTAATCTTCTCTCGAAAGACAATACTCCAACATGCATTGTCCTAGCATCAACTTGTGCAACTTTGGCACAAGATCGAAGTAATATGTAATAATCAGCATGTGTAGCATAAATATAGGCAGCATCTTTCTTTCTAGCATACCTGATGTagccattcttcttcttcacatgTTTTCTAGGTAGGATATAACAGAATCTGTTTTCTTGCATGTTTTCTTTCAGTTGTCTCAATGCTGTCTCCTTACACGACTCTGCAGAAGGTAGATCTCCATGTCCTTTATTTGGGGAATAAGCCTTTCGCTCCAAGCCACATTCTGAACAACTAGCTGCATTAAAATTGTCATCATCCAGtgatatgtcgcatttgcatctATTGATGCTGAATTTCTTCCTTGATCTTGGGGTGCTTTTGCATACACCCCTTGATCCCTTGTGTTGAAAACCATTACATGTGTGTGATTCTACTTTCTCATCATCTGATGCTTCTTCAGCCTGAAATCAAACAATTTAAAAAGtaaacaaacaaatacaaatacgaTGCTGATACCgctgggaaaagaaaaaaagaaagaggaataCAATGAACGATAAAAACTTAATCTCTTGCACAATCAAGAAGCACTTGGATAAAGGCTCCTATTGATAACTTTTAATTGTTCGTTTATTCCTTCCAGTTAAGAGAGCGAATGACAGCAACatagagaaaataaatcaatGGTATAAATGGAAGAAATGATTCCACCCTGTCGGAATTAAACTCGTAGAATTTATTTGTTAAAACATTCAAATAGTtttttctgcatatttttttgaCTAGTCTCCTTCCGCAATTTTTAGCTTCTAAGAAATCCCTACCCAAGAAAAGAAATACAGGTGAACACACGGACATATCAAATGGGTTAAACTGACAATTGACAAGGATACAGGCATAGGGCCAagaaaataaattgatttctAGACAAAGTTCAGAATTTAGTGATTACAGAACCTTATGGCTTTGATAGAAGTCCCACAAATCTTCAATTATCCTTTCTTCTTCATGATCTTCATAAGAAGGTTCAAGTCCAGCAAAAACCACATCTTTGCAATACTGAAGATATGATTGTAAATCTTTCGAAAAATCTGCTAAAAGCAAGAAAAGATAAAATTCAAAGAAGTTAACCTGCTGTTCAACTTTAACCCTACACTATTACCATGTTTTCTGAAAAACATAGTGACTAATGGAATTACCATATGTATCACTGAGCTCATCATGTTTTGCTTCAAGAATCTTCAAGATCTCCAAAGCATCAAAATCAGATTCATTTACATCTGGTGTACTATCGTTAGGATCTGAATCTTGTGAAGCCAAGTCCTCCTCACCAGAATTGCCTTTTCCATTGCAACTGAAACTCGGTTCTCCAATTCCATCCTCACCATCCGGTGCTAAACCactagaagaagataaaatcatctCCCATTTTCCACCATTAAGGTCATAAAGAATCCTTATTGTAACAATCAGAATCGACATCACACAAACACGAGAAGGCAGCCTCAACTCGTTAGCTGACAAATACAACTCTGGAGGCATAGACCACTCATACACTTGGCATGCCCGAGGGAGAATTTTTTCAACAGGAAGCGATAACTGCTTGAGATAACGGGAAGCTATAGCATGGAAGTTTACTGGAGGTAATTCCAAGCTTATTCTCCGAGCAATGGCAGTTGCAAAGAACTCTAATTTTTGCAAGGTGATAGATTGGATAGGCCTGAACATACGGCTGGTACTTATAGGGCATGCCCTTGAAGGAGGTCCCAGCTGCTTCTCAATTTCAAGAAAAGCAGCAAAATATGGGATCTTCCCTTCTAGAGCCCACTTCAATATGTCTGTTGGCAGGATTGCCTCCCTTGCCATGTGACAAGCAAGAAAAGAGATAGCTAGCGAACAAGATAATGGAATAATGCTGTGTAGAGATTTATGCCATATGGTAACTGCCCGTTTACCAAGTAAGTTGTGTGGTTCTATTTTCTTGCTGCCACTAAGCATAGCACTATCTATCTCCCCTGCAACAAGGGAAAGGAGGGTGAGTGACATAGAGCAAGGAAACACTGCAATGCATAAATGATGTTGTAAAGTTCAACTCAGCCCAATTAAAGTAATTTGATTGTGTAAACCTATCCACTTTGCTAAAATATATGGGTTTAATGTTGTTACAACTTCGTCCACTTATCATTTAAAGAGGATAGAGAGGACATGTTCTTGCTTCACCTGAAAAAATATAGAAGGCAAAAGAATCAAAACCAAGAGGAACATTGCACTCTCATTGCACAACTTTTGCCACCCAGCACAAAGTAGTAGAATATGCCGAATAACTAGTCCTACACTTCAAAAGCTTCAGGAGAATAGTCACAGCATTATAAATTTAATGCAAATGAAAAAAGCATCATCTTACTTTGGTCAAATGCACGATGCTAGGACATGGATAAAATCTAATTTTCCAATATGAACATCTAATGAATAGAAAAATATCATAGAGAAACAACAAATAAAATGAGAAGTGGCCTATGCTGCATATCAACAATAAGTTAATCAAATACCTTGAGTTTGAGACTCTGATTCATGAATGACATTGTCTGCCCACTCATCCGCCATAACCTTTTCATGTGCTAAATATCTCAGCCATACAGGCCCAACAACCCCAACAATTAGAGGGCTTACATTAAATTTCTCCACTAGCGCCTTACACTGCAATTGGATCATAACTTGTAACCCCATAACATACCTTAATCGGACTCCTGAATAATAATCAGTATATGTTAAGGAACTTTGAGACGGCCCAAAATCAGCAGGTCCAGCAGGCTCAACTCCATCACCTTCATTATCCTCTTGGTTGTCATCTAAAGTGTTCAAAGTTTCTAGATGCTGGGACTGTGAAAGCTTAACCTGAGATACCGGCTCAGCTTGACAAATCTGGGTGGGAGCACGGCGCTGACCGGCAGCATATATTCCCCCGTCCAGATTGAATAGgtcatcatcatcaacaccaGTGTCAATGATGTCATTCGCTTGAGAGCCGCAAAGAGTGCAATAGAAGAATCCATCACCACCATCATTAAAGGATATATTGCCACAAATCTCACATCGTTTTTGAATCCGCTCTGTCATTCTATCTTTTTGTATGGTTCAGTGATCAAACTCTCTGACATGAAGTGTTGGTTAATTAGTCTATTAGCAGCAGGTTAACTCAAGGAGACTAAAACGATTAATCCTAGAAACTGTTTTTCGCTTAAATTAACATTTCTTAGAAGCACTCTATGCCAACAAAATGATAGTGTTATTTGTTAAAATTCCTGTACTTAAAACACAAAACACGATTCAACCAAAGTAATCTCAACTTTATGGAATTAATACTCCTCAAATAAATAAAAGATCTTTTTTCACCTCATTCTACATGATTATATAGTTGGCTAAATACATTCTTACCTCAGTCCTAAAAGCTAATTGCAAGGGACAAAGGAATGTCATTATAATCATGTGATTATAACTTGAAGTATTAGATCATACAAAATTTACTTCATTGAAGCATTATACAAAACACCTTCAGGGCAATAAAGTGATGCAACAAATTGCCTtcccaaaacaaaataaaataaaatttaaagcaAGGCAGCAAATTGTATCAATATTATTTTCGTAAGTTAGTGTACAAATTGTAACTGGAACAGATAAATTTtccatttaggatttaacttatatGCATTCACTCTGTAAAGTTAAATTATcagtcaaattaaaaaaaaattaaaaaaagagctTAACCTTGATATCAAGCTGAAATCTCCTTCCACTTTCTACTGCTGAAGCTTCTCACTAGGTTTCATCGGCTTTGCTTTAGCCGCTTGCGGTTTGAACCGGTTCTGCCGTTTTCCTCTGCTTTTCGGTCTTAAGCTACTGTGGTCGGAGTTTATAGAATTCTATACATCCAGAGATTGTTGATCGTTGCCGGACTCTTCCTCCGGTGATTCTCCGGCGACTGTGAATCCCGGCGATGATTCGCTCACCTCTGGGATTACTCCAATTGAAGTTTCTCTTTTTACTAAAACCTAAATAGAGCATAATAATCCAATTGGAATTACCTTATTTTTCCCGATCAAAGTTGGttatttgttttttgtttcttttcttataAGGTGTACTAGATATGGTCAGCCCGTGCTAAAGCACGGGCCCAACAATTTAATAATGTCAAATCTAACTTAAGTTGTCAAATATAGCCAAGTACTGGTACCCTCAATGAAAGGAGATAACTTTTAAAGTAACATAATTGCCGAAGATAGAGCAAAATGATTAAACCTGTTTGCATTAATATTGATGAAAAAGTTTACCCAAGCACTTTGGTTTAAGTTAGGGAACGTTTCATATGTAATATAGGTATTCCACATAtcaaaaacacaacaacactAGAAATGACAAATAAAACTGCTCATTTAATCCTCGTATGCACAGCTATTCTAGAATTGAATTCATTCAGTTGTTTTTTATATCTGGGTAAGTCAGCTCGCTTCTTGACACATGTAAAGGTATCTTGAGCAGGAAAAATACAATGAGATAGAAGCAGCACAATTTTCCTTTGAAGCATAGATGTAAGAATACAATGAAATGAATAACACACTGTTATTCTGGAATTTTCCTTGGTTACAAAGTCCTACCTATGAGTTTGCTGACTAACTTTATCCACAACATGCTATTTTTCTTTCTCCTCCATGTTCAAAGTTGTAAAACAGTAAGTTGTTTTTAAATCTGTAGTCATTATGCACAGCTATCCAAGGCACTCCACTGATAAATGAATGTAAATAACTTTGCAATTTTGTAGTAGAATAGGAGATTCTTAAGGCACTGTCCTAAATAGTAACAAAAACGATTTTCGTCAAAATGCCTGCCCTCATATCTGACTTCTTAACGATAAGTAATCTCAATTATCATACAATGGAAGTAAAAAAAACATTGGATAATATAGCACCAAACCTTagcatttttattttgaaaatcatcTTGTCCCAAAGTAGCAAGTATCTGGCGTTGTTCTTCTAGGTTGCATAAGTACAACTATCCATAAGTTATCTGATCTCTATTTAACAGATTCAAGTCTCCCAAAGTCAGTGGAGTAAACCAAAAATTTAGATTTCCAGTTTAAACGGCAACCTGCAAGCGCAACTGAAATGTAAAAACATTAGCATATTATAttcagaaaaacaaaggaaaaagctCACTCCAATCTTTATATTGAATCACTCACAGACCTTTTGGAGCAATTACAGATTAATTAATCTAATTCAATCCAAAGAAGGCGAAGACAATGTAGAATGGTCTTTCTAAATATATATGGAAAATGCTGATATGGGACATATTAAGAAAATATagcaaaaaaaatatgtcaatgAAGAAAATTAAGATGAGAATGCTTTCCGAATGATTTCTCCATATACTACATTGTATGTAGAATGATCATATGTGTCCTGTGTTGTGGGTGGACGTATTAGTAATTTACATTCTATGAACTTTTTACTCTAGATAAAGCAATGTAAAGTTGATCATGTGAAAAAACGGGTTCACGCGAATAAATTCCAAAAAAATCTAATGTTTGGCTTGAGCTTTATTTATAGTTATAGTGAAACATAACCTTATTGGAAATTGTGTTTTCTTAAAAGGAACTGGTAAGTTCTCATCCTGTGATGCTACTAATGATATCTTTGGGATAAATAcatgtttattttttaaattaccaCTGGCAATAGTAGCAGTTATAACATGTATCTTAAAATCATAATATATTAATCGTGTACTGGATAATATAACTTGATAATTTTTTTCCAAGTTAATCTATAAGGCGGTAAGCTAGTAGGATGTAAGGTATGGTAAAAAATTTCAAATTGGGATTGATCATTTGATTCTATAGTTTCGTCAATAGCAGTATACACTTTAGCATCGGTGGCAAGTCGATGTATAAGCATGTCATTTCTTTAAATGCATATAATTTTTTGGCAAAAGATTATcatttttgtaaattgaaaaggaAGATAACAATGTGGATTTCTAACCTTCTTCAAGGTATACTGGATTGGTATTTGTAAGAGCACTTCCTTTGAGGTCGGCTATCAAATTGCAAAAATGCGACTGTATTACTTGAATGATGAAGGaataattattttttcaattCAACTCTTTTATCTCGTAGTTGGGACAAAAATAATTGTTTTCTCTCAGGCGACATTTGTGCATATCTAGTACGACGGCGCAAATTCCTATCAACAATTTGTTCTTCTGCATTCCTTAGAGGTCTCTGGCATAAATTTATAGTATCTATGTTTCCAGACCTTCTTGCTTAAAATAGTTTAtacttttgttaaattaatttaggTTAGTGTAATCTGAAATCAAACTttagaattaattttttttcttaaccTAAAGTTAGGAAAATACTAAAATACTCTAACAGAAAGAAAAATGAGAACAAATGCATGCTTTTCAAACATATTTATTTAACACAACtacaaatatagaaatatgttgCTAGCTGATGATGTCCAACAGAAGTAAATAGCGTACCTTTTGAGTTGTTGACTGATGGATAAGACTGTTGTGGTAAACCTGTTGAAATCAAGCATATGATCAAACATGCTGGATGTGCACAGAGCAGCAGTACTAAAAGTCATTATATGAACCTAATGTTGCACAGAAGTACATAAGAAAGAACCAAgcaaagcctggtatttaagtggagaagggtagaggggcgggcccattatccaccgagtttcgaaggc
It encodes the following:
- the LOC107774568 gene encoding TATA box-binding protein-associated factor RNA polymerase I subunit B isoform X1, whose product is MTERIQKRCEICGNISFNDGGDGFFYCTLCGSQANDIIDTGVDDDDLFNLDGGIYAAGQRRAPTQICQAEPVSQVKLSQSQHLETLNTLDDNQEDNEGDGVEPAGPADFGPSQSSLTYTDYYSGVRLRYVMGLQVMIQLQCKALVEKFNVSPLIVGVVGPVWLRYLAHEKVMADEWADNVIHESESQTQGEIDSAMLSGSKKIEPHNLLGKRAVTIWHKSLHSIIPLSCSLAISFLACHMAREAILPTDILKWALEGKIPYFAAFLEIEKQLGPPSRACPISTSRMFRPIQSITLQKLEFFATAIARRISLELPPVNFHAIASRYLKQLSLPVEKILPRACQVYEWSMPPELYLSANELRLPSRVCVMSILIVTIRILYDLNGGKWEMILSSSSGLAPDGEDGIGEPSFSCNGKGNSGEEDLASQDSDPNDSTPDVNESDFDALEILKILEAKHDELSDTYADFSKDLQSYLQYCKDVVFAGLEPSYEDHEEERIIEDLWDFYQSHKAEEASDDEKVESHTCNGFQHKGSRGVCKSTPRSRKKFSINRCKCDISLDDDNFNAASCSECGLERKAYSPNKGHGDLPSAESCKETALRQLKENMQENRFCYILPRKHVKKKNGYIRYARKKDAAYIYATHADYYILLRSCAKVAQVDARTMHVGVLSFERRLEMLEKRIDYCLHKRLPNDFCDFCQEDSNTKSS
- the LOC107774568 gene encoding TATA box-binding protein-associated factor RNA polymerase I subunit B isoform X2, with protein sequence MTERIQKRCEICGNISFNDGGDGFFYCTLCGSQANDIIDTGVDDDDLFNLDGGIYAAGQRRAPTQICQAEPVSQVKLSQSQHLETLNTLDDNQEDNEGDGVEPAGPADFGPSQSSLTYTDYYSGVRLRYVMGLQVMIQLQCKALVEKFNVSPLIVGVVGPVWLRYLAHEKVMADEWADNVIHESESQTQGEIDSAMLSGSKKIEPHNLLGKRAVTIWHKSLHSIIPLSCSLAISFLACHMAREAILPTDILKWALEGKIPYFAAFLEIEKQLGPPSRACPISTSRMFRPIQSITLQKLEFFATAIARRISLELPPVNFHAIASRYLKQLSLPVEKILPRACQVYEWSMPPELYLSANELRLPSRVCVMSILIVTIRILYDLNGGKWEMILSSSSGLAPDGEDGIGEPSFSCNGKGNSGEEDLASQDSDPNDSTPDVNESDFDALEILKILEAKHDELSDTYDFSKDLQSYLQYCKDVVFAGLEPSYEDHEEERIIEDLWDFYQSHKAEEASDDEKVESHTCNGFQHKGSRGVCKSTPRSRKKFSINRCKCDISLDDDNFNAASCSECGLERKAYSPNKGHGDLPSAESCKETALRQLKENMQENRFCYILPRKHVKKKNGYIRYARKKDAAYIYATHADYYILLRSCAKVAQVDARTMHVGVLSFERRLEMLEKRIDYCLHKRLPNDFCDFCQEDSNTKSS